Proteins encoded together in one Prinia subflava isolate CZ2003 ecotype Zambia chromosome 23, Cam_Psub_1.2, whole genome shotgun sequence window:
- the GPR37L1 gene encoding G-protein coupled receptor 37-like 1, with amino-acid sequence MLRQMLGGVGGCGPAQSGRCPILRAVGDQQRARLPSRRRFILPSAPPAPRAAAGAGPSGRARTQLPSGPGGCAASITRAPGGCGDGTMASPPPLLLLLLLLLALGAAGTRGRAGTGRTDHGQAADSGGTLPTPARDIPEVQGMRERLRRGTEEDSKSVQQYVPGVRVEFPRPLNSGSLHPTRALLPSSTDPSEQQPGVPTDRDRAEPRANLTTVSDKRLQIHNPLYPVTESSYSAYAVMFLSLIVFTVGIIGNLSVMCIVWHNYYMKSAWNSILASLAFWDFLILFFCLPVVIFNEITKKRLLGDTSCRIVPFMEVSSLGVTTFSLCALGIDRFHAATSPQASTRPIEQCQSIIAKLAVIWVGSMTLSVPEILLWQLARDTSPVSGVETEYCTMKPSSKLPESIYSLVLTYQNARMWWYFGCYFCLPVLFTVSCQLVTRRIRGADKKSECRGAKHGQCEGHLNCTIIALTVIYGLCATPENVCNIVVAYMSPDMSKQTLDLLNLINQFFLFFKCSVTPVLLLCLCRPLGQAFMDCCCCCCEGCGPDTTSSESSADSKLKTEMSSSIFFDKPRETPPPLLALGTPC; translated from the exons ATGTTGAGGCAAATGCTGGGAGGTGTTGGGGGATGTGGACCTGCCCAGTCTGGCCGCTGTCCCATCCTCCGGGCGGTGGGTGACCAGCAGAGGGCTCGGctcccctcccgccgccgcttTATCCTGCCCAGCGCTCCCCCGGCGCCCAGAGCCGCGGCCGGAGCCGGACCGAGCGGCCGTGCCCGGACACAGCTCCCGAGCGGCCCCGGGGGCTGCGCCGCCTCCATCACACGCGCTCCCGGAGGGTGCGGGGACGGCACGATGGCATCGCCaccgccgctgctgctgctgctgctgctgctgctggccctgggggcCGCGGGGAcgcggggcagggctggcaccggCAGGACTGACCACGGCCAGGCTGCGGACAGCGGCGGGACCCTGCCCACGCCGGCCCGGGACATCCCGGAGGTGCAGGGGATGAGGGAGAGGCTGCGCCGGGGCACGGAGGAGGACTCCAAGTCGGTGCAGCAGTACGTGCCGGGGGTGCGGGTGGAGTTCCCGCGACCCCTCAACTCCGGCAGCCTGCACCCGACCAGGGCCCTGCTGCCGTCCAGCACCGACCCCTCGGAACAGCAGCCGGGGGTCCCcacggacagggacagggcagagccccGAGCCAACCTCACCACCGTGTCCGACAAGCGGCTGCAAATCCACAACCCCCTGTACCCGGTGACAGAGAGCTCCTACAGTGCCTATGCCGTGATGTTCCTGTCCCTCATCGTCTTCACCGTGGGGATCATCGGCAACCTCTCCGTGATGTGCATCGTGTGGCACAACTACTACATGAAGAGTGCCTGGAACTCCATCCTGGCCAGCCTGGCTTTCTGGGACTTCCTCATCCTCTTCTTCTGCCTGCCTGTGGTCATCTTCAACGAGATCACCAAGAAGCGGCTGCTGGGGGACACGTCCTGTCGCATCGTGCCCTTCATGGAG GTGTCGTCACTGGGAGTCACCACCTTCAGCCTCTGTGCGCTGGGCATCGACAGGTTCCACGCGGCCACCAGCCCCCAGGCCAGCACCCGGCCCATCGAGCAGTGCCAGTCCATCATTGCCAAGCTGGCCGTCATCTGGGTGGGCTCCATGACGCTCTCGGTGCCGGAGattctgctctggcagctggcACGGGACACATCGCCCGTGTCCGGCGTGGAGACCGAGTACTGCACCATGAAGCCCTCGTCCAAGCTGCCCGAGTCCATCTACTCCCTGGTGCTCACCTACCAGAACGCCCGCATGTGGTGGTACTTCGGCTGCTACTTCTGCCTGCCCGTGCTGTTCACCGTCAGCTGCCAGCTGGTGACGCGGCGCATCCGCGGCGCCGACAAGAAGAGCGAGTGCCGCGGCGCCAAGCACGGCCAGTGTGAGGGCCACCTCAACTGCACCATCATCGCCCTGACCGTCATCTACGGGCTCTGCGCCACTCCCGAGAACGTCTGCAACATCGTGGTGGCCTACATGTCCCCCGACATGTCCAAGCAGACCTTGGATCTGCTCAACCTCATCAACCAGTTCTTCCTGTTCTTCAAGTGCTCCGTGAcgcctgtgctgctcctgtgtcTCTGCCGTCCACTGGGCCAGGCCTTCatggactgctgctgctgctgctgcgagGGCTGCGGCCCTGACACCACCTCCAGCGAGAGCAGCGCCGACAGCAAGCTCAAAACAGAGATGTCCTCCTCCATCTTCTTCGACAAGCCCCGGGAGACTCCCCCACCCCTCCTGGCCCTTGGCACCCCGTGCTAA